One window of the bacterium genome contains the following:
- a CDS encoding protein kinase, whose amino-acid sequence MLAAGTMLGPYQIVAPLGAGGMGEVYRARDTRLGRDVAVKVLPPHLAETPEARARFDREARTISQLSHPHICTLHDIGRQDGIDYLVMELVDGETLARRLEKGALPVAEVLSLGRQIAQALDRAHRAGVVHRDLKPGNVMLTKGGAKLLDFGLARALGLAPTTDAMSQSPTMTGPLTVEGTIVGTFQYMSPEQLEGREADARSDLWALGCVLYEMTTGVRAFNGGSQASLIAAIMERQPPPLSSVQPVTPPQLDRVVTRCLQKDPDARFQSAGDLAFALEHDGASATGAAAGRPAPPTARPGRGRLVAIVAVAAVVVGALLGVAISRRLGTASVAKGADTQPVRRFDLVLPDSLPLTYVGDAMLGIELRALALSPRADVLVYVGGRRGQSRLVTVDLATGTTQALPGTEGAFCPFFSPDGAWIGFLVQTELKKIAVRGSAPVVLAAVEEPTGAQWLDAERIAVIERQGQVLTFVRASGGRLDSQKTSPRIGFAQMLSSDRTRLAWAASRQMATYEFASGTTSYLTINGLEPEGSLVAANLLYGLMPTLLPSGHLLYVQAGSGGTLVGVPVERKTLRPLADPIQVATNLRVSSTGILAQLSAADGVLVYAGRPGLRHPALRPPEGRRRG is encoded by the coding sequence ATGCTGGCTGCCGGCACCATGCTCGGTCCGTACCAGATCGTGGCTCCGCTGGGAGCCGGCGGCATGGGCGAGGTCTACCGCGCCCGCGACACGCGCCTGGGCCGCGATGTGGCCGTGAAGGTGCTGCCGCCGCACCTGGCCGAGACGCCCGAGGCCCGCGCCCGCTTCGACCGCGAGGCGCGTACCATCTCGCAGCTGAGTCATCCGCACATCTGCACGCTGCACGACATCGGACGCCAGGACGGCATCGACTACCTGGTGATGGAGCTCGTCGACGGCGAGACACTGGCGCGCCGCCTGGAGAAGGGCGCGCTGCCCGTGGCCGAGGTGCTGTCGCTGGGCCGGCAGATCGCGCAGGCGCTGGACCGGGCACATCGCGCCGGCGTGGTGCACCGCGACCTGAAGCCCGGCAACGTCATGCTGACGAAGGGCGGGGCCAAGCTGCTCGACTTCGGCCTGGCGCGCGCGCTCGGCCTGGCGCCGACGACCGATGCGATGTCGCAGTCGCCGACGATGACCGGCCCCCTCACCGTCGAGGGGACGATCGTCGGCACGTTCCAGTACATGTCGCCCGAGCAGCTCGAGGGCCGCGAAGCCGACGCGCGCAGTGACCTCTGGGCGCTGGGCTGTGTGCTCTACGAGATGACGACCGGCGTGCGCGCCTTCAACGGCGGGAGCCAGGCGAGCCTGATCGCCGCGATCATGGAGCGCCAGCCGCCCCCGCTGTCGTCCGTGCAGCCGGTGACGCCGCCCCAGCTTGATCGCGTCGTCACGCGCTGCCTGCAGAAGGATCCCGACGCGCGCTTCCAGAGCGCCGGCGACCTGGCCTTCGCGCTCGAGCACGACGGTGCGAGCGCGACCGGCGCCGCGGCGGGGCGGCCGGCGCCTCCAACCGCGCGCCCCGGCCGTGGGCGGCTCGTCGCGATCGTGGCGGTGGCAGCGGTGGTGGTGGGAGCCCTGCTGGGTGTCGCGATCAGCCGGCGCCTGGGCACCGCGTCGGTGGCGAAGGGCGCCGACACCCAGCCCGTGCGCCGCTTCGACCTGGTGCTGCCGGACTCGCTGCCGCTGACCTACGTCGGCGACGCCATGCTCGGGATCGAGTTGAGGGCGCTGGCACTGTCCCCGCGCGCCGATGTGCTCGTCTACGTGGGAGGCAGGCGCGGGCAGTCGCGGCTGGTGACCGTGGACCTGGCGACCGGCACGACGCAGGCGCTCCCCGGCACCGAGGGCGCCTTCTGCCCGTTCTTCTCGCCGGACGGCGCCTGGATCGGGTTCCTCGTGCAGACCGAGCTGAAGAAGATCGCGGTGCGCGGCTCGGCTCCCGTCGTCCTGGCCGCCGTGGAAGAGCCGACCGGCGCGCAGTGGCTCGACGCGGAGCGCATCGCCGTCATCGAGAGGCAGGGCCAGGTCCTGACGTTCGTGCGCGCGAGCGGTGGTCGCCTGGACTCGCAGAAGACCTCGCCGCGCATCGGCTTCGCACAGATGCTGTCATCCGACCGCACGCGGCTGGCCTGGGCGGCAAGCCGTCAGATGGCCACCTATGAGTTCGCATCCGGCACGACGTCCTACCTGACGATCAACGGCCTCGAGCCGGAAGGCTCGCTGGTCGCGGCAAACCTGCTTTACGGGCTGATGCCCACGCTCCTGCCTTCGGGCCACCTGCTCTACGTGCAGGCGGGCAGCGGCGGGACGCTGGTCGGTGTGCCTGTCGAGCGCAAGACCCTGCGACCCCTGGCCGACCCGATCCAGGTCGCGACGAACCTGCGCGTCTCGTCCACGGGTATCCTGGCCCAGCTGAGTGCCGCCGACGGTGTCCTCGTCTACGCGGGAAGACCCGGGCTCCGGCACCCTGCGCTTCGTCCGCCGGAGGGCCGGCGGCGAGGATGA
- a CDS encoding FIST C-terminal domain-containing protein, with translation MRVASSASAQRDAATAVRDAASILRATLGDEPSLVAAYFSADYDADTVFAELEARFPAAQLHGATSCTGVMTETGYVGRDGTGLGLFGVGDPQGFYGTGAAPLTLGVREATRQALHQALANADMVGARPDLIWLNSSPGSEEQVLAAIRDEIGPDVPVIGGSAADNTIEGRWLLCARGFRSADAVVITAMFPSGRFAYAFHSGYAPTGTHGTVTRAEGRTIYEIDNHPAAEIYDGWTHGSISQEREGGGVILARTTLNPLGRVAHRIQGIPYYKISHPETATGDGGLTLFTDVAEGDEMHLLAGSRDSLVERAGRVATNAVGSVFDGTDGVSGALVVYCAGCMLAVRDQMDDVVAGIDGALGGKPFLGLFTFGEQGCFVGGDNHHGNLMISILVFGR, from the coding sequence ATGCGTGTAGCCAGTTCGGCATCGGCGCAAAGGGACGCAGCGACGGCCGTGCGGGACGCAGCGTCGATCCTGCGCGCCACACTGGGCGATGAGCCCAGCCTCGTCGCGGCCTACTTCAGCGCCGACTACGACGCGGACACGGTGTTCGCCGAACTCGAGGCCCGGTTTCCGGCGGCGCAGCTGCATGGGGCGACCTCCTGCACCGGCGTCATGACCGAGACGGGCTATGTCGGGCGGGACGGAACAGGCCTGGGCCTGTTCGGCGTCGGCGATCCCCAGGGATTCTATGGCACCGGCGCGGCGCCTCTGACGCTCGGGGTCCGTGAGGCGACGCGGCAGGCCTTGCACCAGGCCCTGGCCAACGCCGACATGGTGGGAGCCCGACCCGACCTCATCTGGCTGAACAGCTCACCCGGCAGCGAGGAGCAGGTCCTCGCGGCCATCCGCGACGAGATCGGCCCCGACGTCCCTGTCATCGGCGGCAGCGCCGCGGACAACACCATCGAGGGACGCTGGCTGCTGTGCGCGCGCGGCTTCCGATCCGCCGACGCGGTGGTCATCACGGCCATGTTCCCGAGCGGCCGCTTCGCCTACGCATTCCACAGCGGGTATGCCCCGACGGGCACGCACGGCACGGTGACGCGGGCCGAAGGTCGCACGATATACGAGATCGACAACCACCCTGCAGCCGAGATCTACGACGGTTGGACGCACGGGAGCATCTCGCAGGAGCGGGAAGGCGGCGGCGTCATCCTGGCGCGAACGACGCTGAACCCGCTCGGCCGCGTGGCTCACCGCATCCAGGGGATCCCGTACTACAAGATCTCGCATCCGGAAACCGCAACCGGTGATGGCGGACTGACGCTGTTCACGGACGTGGCCGAAGGAGACGAGATGCACCTGCTGGCCGGCAGCCGCGACAGCCTGGTCGAACGCGCCGGGCGCGTGGCGACCAATGCCGTCGGATCGGTCTTCGACGGCACCGACGGCGTATCCGGAGCGCTGGTGGTGTACTGCGCCGGCTGCATGCTCGCGGTGCGCGACCAGATGGATGACGTCGTCGCTGGCATCGACGGCGCCCTGGGCGGCAAGCCGTTCCTGGGCCTGTTCACCTTCGGCGAGCAGGGTTGCTTCGTAGGCGGCGACAACCATCACGGCAATCTGATGATCTCGATCCTGGTCTTCGGCAGGTGA